The following proteins are encoded in a genomic region of Musa acuminata AAA Group cultivar baxijiao chromosome BXJ2-11, Cavendish_Baxijiao_AAA, whole genome shotgun sequence:
- the LOC135627587 gene encoding mulatexin-like produces MEYSGQFASSRRPWLCCWLFVIPILSSAMVARGEPAEAPDDGSLCIGECSTCPVTCAPPSPPPPPPPDDRSLLCISKCDTCPVICTPPPPPSSSSPPPPSRATPSPSKPAPPAPEEGPKGGLSYPYYYFYTSEGTRCRVVHGILELLPLLLTSLSLFLR; encoded by the coding sequence ATGGAGTATAGTGGCCAGTTTGCCTCCTCAAGAAGGCCATGGCTGTGCTGTTGGCTCTTCGTCATCCCCATCCTGTCGTCCGCCATGGTTGCACGAGGTGAACCTGCGGAGGCACCGGACGACGGATCGCTGTGCATCGGCGAGTGCAGCACGTGTCCGGTCACATGCGCGCCGCcgtcgcctccgcctccgccgccgccggacGATAGGTCGTTGCTGTGCATCAGCAAATGTGACACGTGTCCGGTGATAtgcacgccgccgccgccgccatcatcatcatcaccgccTCCGCCTTCCCGGGCGACTCCGTCACCATCGAAACCGGCACCACCGGCTCCCGAGGAAGGGCCGAAAGGAGGGCTGTCATATCCATACTACTACTTCTACACGTCGGAAGGCACGAGGTGTCGCGTGGTTCACGGAATCCTCGagttgctgccgctgctgctcacTTCTCTTTCGCTGTTCCTCCGATGA